The nucleotide sequence actgacacccccatcaccacagtggactcttttcgcttcctgggaactaccatcacccaggacctcaagtgggagcccaccatcacctctgtcgtcaaaaaggcccagcagaggatgtacttcctgcggtggttgaagaaattcaacttgccagaaaggaccatggtgcagttctatactgccatcattgagtccatcctcacctcctccatcactgtgtggtacgctggagcccccactagggacaaacagagactacagcgcgttgtgcactctgctgagaaggtgattggctgtaacctcccatctctccaggacctgtacacctccaggacactggggcgtgcaggtcggatcacagccgaccactctcaccctgggcacagactttttgaccctctcccctcaggcaggaggctacggtccatacggaccagaacctcccgccataagaacagtttcttcccctctgctgttggactcatgaacaattaccctaagactgttaccaccaccctccacaaacgctgatgaccctatgtctatgcacctgtctgactgcactgatgtacatattagtggaatatagtctacattcttttatcttttaattagtctctgcactgtatattttgtaattttgtaatattgtgttatagttatagctctaatatctctgtatatttgcaatttgtatacttgtatattgtcttatagtttttatacttatttgtttttttctgtacgcacgaagtaccgcagcaatttcctaatgctgtgaacctgttcacccatatggcaataaaaaccttctgattctgattctgattctgatttggTGGTGTCTGGATGCTCGTTTCACTGAGGTGCGTTGTGCTGGTAACCTTTTCCTAAAATGTCTCTGTCATAATGAGTCCAGTTCACCACAGTTCCATTTGGGAAAGAGCCCATGCATgaagaaaatatcaaataaaaaagacctgtgctttttctcttttgaatatttattatttctcattaataaggcaaaattatttcttattcgAATTCTcaattaatcaatggaataaaagatagaatacttgattactaaaataatggATAACTGCAGCCCTAGACTGCACCAAACATACCCCCTGTCCTCACTGGGTGTAACTGGGCAGGTAATGAAATGGAGCGCTCTGTTGTTTGTCAGCTGGAAGACAAACTTAGTGAATATGTTCTATCACGattacaaacacagacatatcAAAgtaataacacacaaacactcatacttttctttattttacacaaTCAGTCTGCAAGCTGAAGAATAAAGTGCACTGCTGAACTTAGTAAGGTAATGAAGAGTCTTTCCCTCCTGCAGCAGAACAGAGGGAGCAGGCTCCGTGTTACTGTTTCCTCCCATCACACCGCTGTGCACCACAGTCCAGCCTTCATCTCTCTGTCCACACAACATTTATACAGatgcttttttgtttggtttggggGGCAGTGGGATTTGAGAGAGTGGTTTTCTTTGTGCTGCCCTCACACTGACATCACTCTCTTCctattttatagtttttaattATTGCTGTTACAGTTGGAGCCAAGAGCAAAGCTGCATATCTAACATACTATCAGCCTCACGATGTCTGGAAGTAAAGCTGACCTGTTGGACTTAATGTGAGGTTTTgttgtcttcttttcttttgagaTGAAGGCGGTTTCTGTGTATAATGAGCCAGAATGAAAGCACAGCTGGTGACCTGGAACACCTGCTGCCAAAGAACGTTGTGTATTTGCGATGAATTCTTTGTAATCACACTGAAATTAAGAATGTCTCGGCTCTTCCTCAGAGTCGCGGGTTATCACTGCTGCTGTCGCTCGGGCTTCGCCTGCGCACTGTGCGTCAGAGCGGTCAGGAAACAgaagctgaagtgaaactgcAGCACGTCGCACACTTTGGACCAGAAGTGTCCGGTGAACCGCTGAAACAAACGGTACTGAGACAGGTAGTGATccagcagcttcagcagcacgaagcctccacatgaCAGCATGGCCAGCACGAGGTATCTCCGCGTGCGAACGTCTCCGTGCGTCCGCTGCACGCGAACTCCTTTGTACACCGCATAAACAACGTGACAAGCGAGCGCCGCCTCGAAGCCCCGCTCGTGCGCTAGCGCCAGGCCGTAGCTGAGGAGAGATCCGAGTTCGAGCGCCGCCGCATGTGACGCGCGCCACATCGCCTGCTGCCTCTCTATGAAGTCGATCCACACGGGAACCCACGCGAAGATCGGTAAAGTAAACCACTGGTCGAGGACAGCGGGAGCGCGCCGCAGCATCGCAAGGCGCGTCCACTGTACGGGCGCGTAAAAAACAGCCATGAGTGCGAAGACCTCCCTCATGTAGCGGCTGCGCTCCGGCTCTCTGTCGCTTCTGTGCCACAGCAGCCAGTACAGTCCCACGCACACATAAGCCACATTAACCAGGCAGTTACAGGGCATCGCCAGGAAAGCAGGCAAATATTCAACCCGTTCCTCTGCATAATGCTCGTACGTCAAGTCCACTTTAACTTCGCGGAACAGGTTGGTGTTCGCCAAGGCGACACAGAGCACGAAGGGCACGGAGACGTGCAACAGAGCCGACCTCATCACCGCCAGCAGTCCCAGCAGACTCTATAATGATGGAGCTTCTCCGAGCAAACTTTCCTGACCGGGATCAAAAGTCACAGTTGATTTTCCGGGTTTCGAAATCACGTGGTACTAAAACTAAAGGTTTGGATTGGCTGCCTTGTCTTGTCCACCCTCCTCTGTTAATACTCCATACAATGGTGGAATATACTAGAGCGTCTCAAAAATGTAGAATGTCATATAAAAGTTGAAAAGGGTAAACTGTCATGTAATTTATATTAATatcaaatgaaatgttttgcacttgttttgttttgatttagatGATTATGCTTTCTAGCTCATGAAAATCACCCCATGCACAAAACAACGCCGTGACTGCCCACTTGCAATATTGGTGTAATCTCTGTGCGTAGCGTGAGGCTTGTGCAGTGACACCGagttgtgttgctttgtggCAGCTGATGTGTTGTGTGCCCTGCTGTTTAATGCGCAGTGGAGATGAGAAAGGAAAGTTTATTATCCTGAAAAGACAgaaatgtgtctgtttttcctctGCAAATGACAAAtctactgaaaacaaaacatatactGTCAGCACAGATTAGAGTGTGTATAAAGACATACAGTCTACAATgcaaagaaaacagtttgacagtgtgtgtgttgcaaatatatttttcctTCCTCTGGTTCGGTTCTTTGGCTCATGAGTGCCGTGTTGGATTTGACTGGATTAGCAGATCTTGGGCATCTCTTAATCCTCCTAATCCTACCTGCAGCCATTACAGAAGTCACACAGTCGATGCGTGACCCGGCATTTGTGAGATTAAGATAACCAGAGGATCAAAGTGAAAACACCCTGATGGGAGGCACACAGGCAGAAGACTCCATAGTTAGCCTCTTGCAGCACAGGGTTTAATGGACATAAACTGAGGGAAACGGTGGACATGGACTATAAAGACAAACACTATTGGCCGGTTTCCcgttcatggattaagcatggtcctagactaaaaggaaaaagtcaatgaagaccacaataggaaaaaatatttactcCAGGATTAGACTTAATCCCTGTACGAGAAACTGGGCCTATGAGTTTAGTAACAATAGCTCATGGAAATACTGAGATCTGGAACAATTTGGTCAAACAAATAAGAGCATTGTTCACAACGTTGGGAGGCTGTAGTGAGCTCAGTAGGGTTACAGAGTTCAATAGTTGCATACGCTGCGTATAAACAATGACCTACGCAGTAGCATTGTGGTTATTCCATTATGACAAAACTTAAGTGTCAGCATCTCCCAGAAgctacaaaaaccaaacaaaaaaagtcctATCTGACAACAAGACTGTAATAAAAGTCAGCGCATTGTTTATAAGTTATacacaggggtgaaagtagttttaaattcttgccggtactatgacaaaaacgagtgtgtgtgtatatatatatatatatatataaacttcaCTGTTGCCTGCGCGtataaggcagaaattagaagcTCTTGACaatgtgaaatatattttttcaattgTTAAGGAACTGggatgtttgcacacactgtacactaacacaactgatgaccagCTCCACGCATTCGGCCTCTctccaccaatacaaaacttctggaaagaaataatcgctaaactttctcaaacctcaaTCCTCTGGTCAGCCACTTTGTTTTGGAGGTGAATGTGCTCTCATGTAGCATAAATGAAATCTCTgatcataagcagtgttttcgagctgtgctgtgttgttgaaattgagcagaataacatgaaacacaattagttaatctctctttgcttttaattggggTATTTTGTAACGAGCAGACCGACCTGTTAACTGGCCCAAAGTGCAGCATtgaccggttctgaatgatggctttacagcagacagccgctcccCTTCTTCCAGGTACTGCGTAATGGCACAGAATTTAGTGGTATGCAGTACCGGACcataccggcttactttcacccctggttaAACGATAACATGAGAGTGCACCAAGAAGCATGATGGGTTAGTGAGCTATGTGGGACACAGCCTGGTTACAGCAGGTTATGTCTGGTTTCAAATCGGCTGTGAACTGAAAGATTGTCTGCTGGGGGAATGCTTTTTATCCCTGGATCCTGTTGAGTTGTATCTCACAAATGACACTGAATGATGCCATGCAGTAATGTTAGAGCAGCAGAAACTGCTGCTCTAACattactatttattttatttatttagtgccaaATAACAACAGATGACTCagggtgctttgtattgtgggtaaagaccctacaattattccagagaaaacccaacagtctaaacgaccccctatgagcagcacttggcgacagtgggaaggaaaaactccctttaacaggaagaaacctccagcagaaccaggctcagggagggagggtcatctgctgagtggggggggggagacagagattaataatgattgaacacagagtggagcataaacagagtaaataaggtgaatgaaaagaaacagtgcaatgggaaccccccagcagcctaggcctatagcagcataactaagggagggttcagggtcacctgatccagccctaactataagcttgatcaaaaaggaaagttttaagcctaatcttaaaaatagagagggtgtttgtctcctgaatccaagctgggagctggttccacagaagaggggccccgaccatatcctggtcaaaaatgactccaagatttctcacagtgttactggaggccaaagtaatgccatccacagtaagtatctggtttgacaccatgtttctaagatttgtggggccgagaacaagaatttcagttttatctgaatttagaagcaggaaattagaggtcatccaggccttaatgtctttaagacattcctgcagtttaactaattgatgtgtgtcatctggcttcattgataggtaaagctgagtatcatctgcataacaatgaaaattgatgcagtgctttctaataatactgcctaagggaagcatgtataatgtaaataaaattggtcctagcacagaaccctgtggaactccataattaaccttagtgtgtgaagaagactccccatttacatgaacaaattggagtctattagataaatatgattcaaaccactgcagtgcagtacctttaatacctatagtatgctctaatctctgtaataaaatgttatggtcaacagtatcaaagctgcactgaggtccaacaggacaagaacagagatgagtccactgtcagaggctctaagaagatcatttgtaaccttcactaatgctgtttctgtactgtgatgaattctgaaacctgaccgaaactcttcaaataaaccgttcctctgcagatgatcagttagctgttttacaactactctttcaagaatctttgagagaaaaggaaggttggagattggcctataattagctaagacagctgggtcagtgatggctttttaagtagaggtttaattacagccaccttgaaggtctgtggtacacagccaactaataaagactgactgatcatttttaagattgaagcatcaataattggaaagacttctttgaacagtctagtaggaatgggatctaacaaacatgttgctggtttggaggaagtaactattgaagttaactctgaaagatcaactggagcaaaagagtctaaacaaataccagcagtgctgaaagcagccgaacatgaagaataatctttagagaaaaaattattcataaccatctcaaaaacatgaactccaaaactcaacaAATTATACAATAAACTctcaataaagttcagcatcagtgcagcagattaacaacacctacatgtggtgtttgacaaaaacagtctctttgaaggagtcaaacctcaaatccagctgcatcctgatgttaaaGCTGCTTCTGAGTTATTTATAATATTTCATAGTtagttataattattttatctgaactgagctctAAATCCAGTAAAacgtctgagaaatcagacagaaactccaggtggacgatagataataacaaataaaacaggtttttgaattttccagcATATACAGGAAAGACACATCCAGGCTGAACAAACTGATCAGGCGGGCCGGCTCTGGACAGGACAGgggagcagcagcctcagcctgACCACAAATACAATCTAGCATAAAGCAATACTGGACAAGGGGCAATATCAAGGTGCAATATCACATCATCTGTCAGACATTTTATaatcttcctttgtctttgttgtatctctgtttattatttatctatttattatctatttattggggtgggactcgattaaaaaaataatcgaattaattagaagctttgtaattaattaattgaaattaatcacattttaatatttaacatgagaaatattaatttaagtttggttgatgaatgaatcaacaTACAtactactacacagaccaacgaagggtggaagtgctcctgtgataagcaaactcctgaaattaaagttaagcatcataactggatagttttattcaacattaatgtctcacttaatatagttggaaattaatcattcgctcagctgtattccttgatgttatgcttgttttaacagctcatattaaataaagatttaaaattaaaccacaaaaaggagcaaaagttcgttctccgtttaaccagctgcttttacacagctgtgcttcgctgatatgaaggctagacgctcacttccggcctttgcggtctccGTGGGCTGCGAAGGGGTCAGGTctgggtccttcgaaggatgtggcccctgaatttggacattgcgtgttgatataatctgtatgcctggaactcgtgtactgagaaatgttccacggtgcaaagtgggattaaaatgcgttaaaatttttaattcgttaatttccccataattaattaatcaaaattaacgcgttaaagtcccacccctactaTTTATCTATGTAAAACTCCTACTGGATTTTAATTGCCCTGATGGAACCCccccaaagggattaataaagtttaatctaatctaattaataaactggaatggaagattgctgctactcctcctcctcgacctgtgcttcgagcattctgacagttactgtgactcgggggtgttaattcatttaaactaacatattcatcctgctgtaaccaggtttctgtaaggcagaataaatcaatacgttgatcatttcagtccaaagacatgccgtCCGTAGGGTTAAGTTCATAGCTGTggaatgtgagtgtgactggttgtctgtctctgtgtgttggccctgtgtCAGGCTGGCAACCTGCACAGAGTCGggtgccctgcctctcaccctgtggttCATGGGGGGgctggataggctccagtgGCTCATAGCTCTGTGAGTAGGCCATCGGACAGTGTAAGAAGGAATATCTATGAAAACACAGCTTCACCACAGCTTCTTTATATAACAGACCTTAGTTGGTTTAAGTTGTAAATATACTTTTGATTCTACGTAGATGTCAGTCTCTGTAGAGACAAACAGCTAGAAACAGttaaaaagaacacacacacacacacacacacacacacacacacacacacacctacgcgcgcgcgcacacacacacacacacacacactttttatgtCATTGATGAAAGGCTACTTAAAGAAACCTTCAAATCAAATACAATATGTACAGAAAAGGTCATTTAACTTCAGATTATTTACTTTAACAATAAAAATTCAGCCATGAATGCAATCAGAAAATGTTAATCAACCATTAACTAACTTTAACCCTGATCTTTCTCATCCCTGTTCTACTCACAGCCTCCATGGATTGTGACAAGCCTGCCTCTGCAGTTACACCAGCACTGTCTTGGCTGCAGTCTGGGGAAGTCTTGTTTTCCTTGGTTTTGTTTCTTAGACAATGAACAATATCTACCATCtcataaaactgcaaaacagaaaactgtaaacacattaaaaaaaaaaatctcacattaTCTGAATAGAGAAAATGCACAACCACAGAAGTACATCAACTTGAAACCTCTGATACTGAATCATTAGCATGTTTCTGTGAGGGTGCTGCTCCAACACCATAAACATCACTCATCTTATGACTTCTGTGCCATGAATTACAGGACACTCCCAAAATAAAACTCCACACTTTGTTACGATCAAAATATTCATTATTCGTAGATTTAATatacatttattacattttttaaagttatctTTAAATTTAGCTTCCTCCATCATTATAGTAATAAAAGTATTAAACATGAATGAACTGATGCAGAGGGAACACAAAAGGATGCTGATTATCTAGCTTCAAACTCGTGATCCTGTCTGACACATTTTCACCTCCACAGCACTGTTCACTTCCTGCTCCACTTCTCTTCCTATCTGCTCCACAGCTTGAATCCACCTCCAGTGCTGCTGGCCTTCCACCTGCTGGACACATAGTTTACCTACCTTCCTCCTCCCCATCGTGTCAGCCAGTTGTTCTTCTGATTGTCCAAGCAAGCTGAAGGAAACACACTGGAGCTGAATTAGTAGAGACAAGCATATACCAGGGGTGGGACACTTGATACAGACATTTTGCTGCTCTGCTCCAAGGTGTGATTCAAAACACCCACATCATGTGACCATGGCTAGTTGAGGTCTCCAGTTTTGGCAGATGGTTCACTTGCTGCTTCTAAATTTGAGTGACAAATTTAGAAATTTAAATTTGAGTGTTGAACAACCCTGATGATACTGCAAACCCTCAGAAAGCTTAAGAGTCATCATTTTCAGCAGCAATCACACCAAAGGACTCACACAGTTTGTGGGAACTTTTAGACAGCTGGGCTAGTATAACCCATAATATTCACAGTGCAGCTGCTGATGGGTCTGCAGGGGTCAACCTCATCGATGCATTTGCTCCAAGAGCACATGATCCACTAGTTTATTGGCAGGAATTTTTTGGTATAAACCCAAACCTTTATGtcttagcaaaaataaaatacctatGTATTCCCACAACAAATGTGCCATGTGAACTTTTTCAAAGGCTGGGGAGCTAATGtggaaaaactgcaaaacaacaacaacagaagggCAGCTCAACCTCAAAAAAAGTACGTCAGATGTCAACATTGTTACTTGATTTTCTCACAATTATCTCCATAAGCATAATTAGCTTCATTCATTCACACTTCTTTCCACTGTAAACAAAACATCTGTTTCACAGAATAGTATTATCAAGATGGGACCAGTAGGTGTCACTGTGGGGGTGGGTAACCTTTAGCAGGCTTGTGGAGGAACGTCTCAGCTCCACGCTGCTATAGGAGCTTCTCCCAGTTACTACAGTAAAGAATCCACGTTTTGCAGCCTACACTGACGGATTGCTGTATTTTTCTCCACACGGACCCTCGTGCTCACTGTCTGTCGATGAAATTTACATCTTGTGGACTCTAGTGGACTCATGCACGCAGAGAGTATAATACTGGcctaagtcatgttttgtttgtcacttctacactggcttcacttttcagacctggaagcagTGCCGGCCTGAGGCATAGGCCACATATGTGGCTGCATAGGGCCCActgaccaccaggggccccccaagctcacccacatttttcatgaaactttttatcttttactttttttgtacatgccagtgtcctaaaagaaaaaaaagactattcCAACACTCCAGAATTTTACGACTTTAACAAAACTAATTCAATGAGTAGGCTACTTGCTAACTGACTTCATGAGTCAGCGTGCATTCAGGTAGTTTGGGCAGGTATGTGCATCAGCAGTGCTCCGGGTGACCTGATGGTCCGTCAGTTACCGTCATTTGTGGCAACAAAgcagaaatgtgacagaaaggacC is from Archocentrus centrarchus isolate MPI-CPG fArcCen1 unplaced genomic scaffold, fArcCen1 scaffold_58_ctg1, whole genome shotgun sequence and encodes:
- the tmem187 gene encoding transmembrane protein 187, whose translation is MRSALLHVSVPFVLCVALANTNLFREVKVDLTYEHYAEERVEYLPAFLAMPCNCLVNVAYVCVGLYWLLWHRSDREPERSRYMREVFALMAVFYAPVQWTRLAMLRRAPAVLDQWFTLPIFAWVPVWIDFIERQQAMWRASHAAALELGSLLSYGLALAHERGFEAALACHVVYAVYKGVRVQRTHGDVRTRRYLVLAMLSCGGFVLLKLLDHYLSQYRLFQRFTGHFWSKVCDVLQFHFSFCFLTALTHSAQAKPERQQQ